AGATTATATAAAAATCAGAGGCCCCCAGTGCCCTTGCACTTTCCACAAACTCCTGTTCCTTGAGGCTCAATGTAGATGCCCTGACCATTCTTGCATATTTTATCCAGCCTGTAAGGGTCAAAGCAAATACTATTCCCATGGTACTGGGTCCTAAGGCCCCCACCAGCACCAGGGCAAATATCATGCTGGGAAGTCCTAAGAAAACATCCATCACCATAACCAGTATCCTGTCATAAACACCTCCAAAGTATCCGCCTAAAAGTCCAAGGAAAGTTCCCAGGAATACTGATAGTCCGGCAATCAGGAGTGCCAGGGGGATATCAATACTGATTGCTGCCACAACTCTTATTAATACATCTCTACCCAGATTATCTGTGCCAAAGGGGTGTTCCAGAGATGGGGCTTTAAGACCTGCCTTTAAGTTAACTTTTGTGGTTTTATTCTGGTTCATGGAGAATACAGACAGGCTGAAAACAATAATTAGAATGAGCACTACCAGAACTTTAAAATTCATTTTTGACCCTCAAAGCGAATTCTAGGGTCAAGTATTCTGGTGAACACATCAGCTAAGATATTGGCAGTTGCATACATCAGGGCAATTACTGCGGCACAGGCCTGAATAACAGGCATATCCCTGGCCATAATAGAATGTACAAGAAGTTGTCCCAGACCAGGGATGGAGAATACTGTCTCCACAATGATAGCACCGCTTAATAAAGAACCAATCTCCAGCCCCATGTAGGGCATAACCGGAATAAGGGCATTTTTAAGGACATGGTGAGTTAGTATGTAATTTTCCTTTAAACCCTTGGCTCTGGCAGTGGTTATATATTCTTTTTCCATGACGTCAAGGGCAGAGGCCCTGACAATCCTTGTGGTGAATGCCATTCTACCCATGGCCAGAGTCAAAGCGGGAAGCACCATTTGAGCAGGGGACCCCCACCCTGAAACAGGAAAGAGATTCATCTTGAGGGAGAAAACCAGCATCAGAATCAGACCAAGAAGGAACTCGGGAATGCTGACAAAAAGACCTGAAAAAAAGGTAAGAACAT
The sequence above is drawn from the archaeon BMS3Bbin15 genome and encodes:
- the gsiD gene encoding glutathione transport system permease protein GsiD; its protein translation is MNFKVLVVLILIIVFSLSVFSMNQNKTTKVNLKAGLKAPSLEHPFGTDNLGRDVLIRVVAAISIDIPLALLIAGLSVFLGTFLGLLGGYFGGVYDRILVMVMDVFLGLPSMIFALVLVGALGPSTMGIVFALTLTGWIKYARMVRASTLSLKEQEFVESARALGASDFYIISHHILKNVLSPVIALGALHAGHVILSVAALGFLGLGIQPPTPEWGTMLNNGRVYIMTAWWMSLFPGLMILITVMLFNSLGERLRETLDTTKTIRRRKIDTP
- the gsiC gene encoding glutathione transport system permease protein GsiC, with product MSSYLFKRASMALFSVLLVTSLTFSLLSLMPGDTATVIIQEVLVGDRGYVPTASEIAKVREMYGLNEPLYLRYVHWLGNALRGNFGISYMTGIPVSDEIFSRLKITITLAIISGILTFLFAIAAGLYSASKRGYIIDNVLTFFSGLFVSIPEFLLGLILMLVFSLKMNLFPVSGWGSPAQMVLPALTLAMGRMAFTTRIVRASALDVMEKEYITTARAKGLKENYILTHHVLKNALIPVMPYMGLEIGSLLSGAIIVETVFSIPGLGQLLVHSIMARDMPVIQACAAVIALMYATANILADVFTRILDPRIRFEGQK